Part of the Thermogemmatispora onikobensis genome, GGCTTGCCTGTCAGATCCCTTCTCAAGCAGGAGAAGCAAAGAGAGAAGAGGAAGAGGGCTGCCCTGCTGGCGAGGGCGAGGCCCAGTCAGGGGGGCTATCAGGCCAAAAACAAGATCGACCGCAAGGGAGAGAGGGAGGCGCTACGGTTGCTCTGGCCTCCCTCTCCCGAGCGACCTCTCCCTGTGAGGTCGTCTGTAGGAGGGCCACTGTCCACTTTGTCCGCGCTGCTCGCTTTTGTTAGATTAGCTTTAAACCTGAGACGGCCAGGACAATGGCCAGGACAGGGTTGAGCAGTTGATCAGGGATAAATTTACTGAGCTTGCTGCCAAGGTAGACGCCAGGCAGAGAGCCGAGCAGGAGCAGGCCGACGATCTCCCAGTTAATCGAGCCGGAGCTCAGATAGCCCACCATGCCGGCCAGGAGGAGGAGAAACGCCTGGAAGATGTCGGTACCAACAAGCTTCTTTGGTCCCAATTCGGGATACAAGAAGGCCAGGGTGACGATAATCAGGGTACCGCTGCCAACAGAGGTAAGCCCTACCAGGAAGCCAACAAAGGCCCCCGCCAGGATCAGGAGCACCCGCCGATACCAGGATGGATGACCTTCCGCTTCTTCGCTCTTCCCTTCTCCTTGCCCGGCCTCTATGGCCGCCTTTTTGCGCTCGCGCGCTCTCCGCTCGGCATAGCGCAAAAGATAGGGCCGCGCCAGCAAAAGGACAGCAACCAGCACCAGCGTGTACCCAATGGCATGGAGCAGAATGGTATTGATTAGATGACCGTAGTGGGCGCGAATGTATTGCACAAGCAAGACGCTGACGAGAATGGCTGGCACACTTCCACAGGCGAGCCAGAGGGCGGCGCGAAAGTCGATCTGACGCTGACGCGCATGGATGATGGTGCCAAAGCCCTTGGTGAT contains:
- a CDS encoding sulfite exporter TauE/SafE family protein produces the protein MDFRISLAGLMVGFLIGLTGMGGGSLLAPIMILLFRIPPLWAVTSDVTYSAITKGFGTIIHARQRQIDFRAALWLACGSVPAILVSVLLVQYIRAHYGHLINTILLHAIGYTLVLVAVLLLARPYLLRYAERRARERKKAAIEAGQGEGKSEEAEGHPSWYRRVLLILAGAFVGFLVGLTSVGSGTLIIVTLAFLYPELGPKKLVGTDIFQAFLLLLAGMVGYLSSGSINWEIVGLLLLGSLPGVYLGSKLSKFIPDQLLNPVLAIVLAVSGLKLI